A genomic stretch from Pochonia chlamydosporia 170 chromosome 4, whole genome shotgun sequence includes:
- a CDS encoding histone promoter control 2 (HPC2) (similar to Cordyceps militaris CM01 XP_006666485.1): MDKDREQIVVGSDQSPAQRQLTFQSYQQPSPSGTTASGRAPAQKRYELIDGQWVQLTAAGLPRKKPGRKPGSTVKPKTTDGTDPAKARKPRKPRDPNAPPLQRKRKMTTASDADGDSDASRTPSGQHVNVSSPSQQHLLLGASDQRGSPKMPKREGYPGSMQSILNADPPSTSIPVRSSGLSYDPIRGNYDPVRETITSHSANPYSSTSGSPRGPTQAANRSPSIASMIEPQARTATSPSLSQHGQQTASAHGRLHGQDSSSVPPSPSYKAASVLGTRPGAADPKKESAVATIQRPVINQANFTTISNGPIRRASPKLKPTTGVSTPRTDTLDDFQDSEGRSILDFGKARPGEEFQAPTIVLNIPIKAGETNKYVNFMRLAEDRYGWDALHPRQAANRDRKARIEAATASLEKAELGRESGDEMSLDNSDGEASNPENGGTSGPDAQVKPKKKRNFKEDQYDVDDDFVDDSELLWEAQAAASRDGFFVYSGPLVPEVEKPAIPHERPKRGRGSRGARGSRGSTRGGTGTGRGGGPGSRGGTVTRKPRITKAERLQREREKAERESMAQINKTPTNGYVLQPSTPAFSVSELGA; this comes from the exons ATGGACAAGGACCGGGAACAGATAGTCGTGGGGAGCGACCAGTCCCCGGCACAGCGACAGTTGACCTTTCAATCGTACCAACAACCCTCACCAAGCGGTACCACGGCAAGTGGGCGTGCCCCAGCTCAGAAGCGATACGAACTCATCGACGGACAATGGGTACAACTCACCGCCGCCGGCCTTCCAAGGAAGAAGCCTGGTAGGAAACCTGGCTCCACGGTAAAGCCCAAGACGACCGATGGCACCGACCCTGCCAAGGCTCGGAAGCCTCGAAAGCCTCGCGACCCCAACGCCCCGCCTCTGCAGCGGAAGCGCAAGATGACAACTGCTTCAGATGCGGATGGAGATTCTGATGCCTCTCGGACTCCCTCGGGGCAACACGTGAACGTCTCGTCTCCATCGCAACAACACCTGCTTCTTGGAGCTTCTGATCAGCGAGGCTCTCCGAAAATGCCAAAGAGGGAAGGCTATCCAGGCTCAATGCAAAGCATTTTAAATGCTGACCCCCCCTCCACCTCAATACCTGTACGCAGCAGCGGGCTTAGCTATGATCCCATTCGCGGTAACTACGACCCCGTTCGCGAGACTATTACATCCCACAGTGCCAATCCGTACTCATCAACCTCGGGCTCGCCTCGTGGTCCAACTCAAGCAGCCAACCGATCTCCTTCAATAGCGAGCATGATTGAACCACAGGCTCGAACCGCGACCTCACCTAGCTTATCACAGCATGGACAGCAAACAGCTTCGGCTCACGGCCGTCTTCACGGCCAAGACTCATCATCCGTGCCGCCTTCGCCTTCCTACAAAGCTGCATCAGTTCTCGGTACTCGCCCAGGCGCGGCGGACCCCAAGAAGGAGAGCGCCGTCGCTACTATTCAACGACCAGTCATCAACCAGGCCAACTTCACGACTATATCCAACGGCCCAATTCGAAGGGCCTCTCCGAAGCTGAAACCCACCACGGGCGTATCTACGCCCAGAACAGACACTCTCGATGATTTCCAAGACAGTGAAGGGCGTTCCATTCTGGACTTTGGAAAGGCCCGGCCGGGTGAGGAGTTCCAGGCTCCCACAATCGTGTTGAACATCCCTATTAAAGCCGGCGAAACCAACAAATATGTCAATTTTATGCGATTAGCTGAAGATCGATATGGATGGGATGCCCTTCACCCTCGCCAGGCTGCCAACCGGGACCGCAAAGCACGTATCGAAGCTGCTACTGCGTCCCTCGAAAAAGCTGAGCTCGGCCGCGAGTCTGGAGATGAAATGTCACTCGATAACTCTGATGGGGAAGCCAGTAACCCGGAGAATGGAGGTACCAGTGGGCCCGATGCTCAGGtgaagcccaagaagaagagaaacttCAAGGAGGACCAGTATGATGTCGATGACGATTTCGTTGACGATTCAGAACTACTATGGGAAGCACAGGCTGCGGCTAGCCGGGATGGGTTCTTTGTCTATTCTGGACCACTTGTCCCGGAAGTGGAAAAACCAGCGAT CCCTCATGAGCGACCTAAGCGTGGCCGAGGCAGTCGAGGTGCCCGTGGCAGCAGAGGCTCAACCAGAGGCGGCACTGGGACAGGGCGTGGCGGTGGCCCAGGATCCCGTGGAGGTACGGTTACCAGAAAGCCTCGCATCACCAAAGCCGAGCGGTTGCAGCGTGAACGAGAGAAGGCGGAACGCGAAAGTATGGCACAAATCAACAAGACGCCTACTAATGGATACGTGCTCCAaccatcaacgccagctttTTCTGTCAGTGAACTGGGTGCTTAG